In one window of Nerophis ophidion isolate RoL-2023_Sa linkage group LG05, RoL_Noph_v1.0, whole genome shotgun sequence DNA:
- the LOC133553081 gene encoding uncharacterized protein LOC133553081 gives MAVQELIRLYFQLGLHCKDIAALLASRHRYIVSERHLKRIMKACSLFRRKGYTSLDRVVDFIQQQLQTSGLLCGYRWMYTKCKEDGLHVKKEEVRLILKELDPRGVELRARRRLHRRNYFAKGPNYIWHFDSYDKLKPFGICINGCIDGFSRKIIWMNAFTTSSDPKIIGGYYMEAVKKFGGCPRIVRGDRGTENVKVRDFQRFLRRNIDDGSGIDSYIEGASTANQRIESWWGFLRRESMEFYISMFTDLKDRGLFGGTYLDRGLIQFCFMSFIQDELDETINVWDAHVIRPSKNDRVPSGRPRIMYMFPELYTTCDCISPVDRADVQLCQSNCTFRPAVPCDTDIYNICNILMAESQLHLPADAYQALDLYLHLRNEITSTL, from the exons atggcaGTTCAGGAGTTAATTCGGCTGTATTTCCAACTCGGACTTCATTGTAAGGACATTGCTGCTTTGCTTGCAAGTCGTCATCGGTATATTGTGTCTGAAAGACATTTAAAACGAATTATGAAGGCATGTAGTCTGTTTCGGCGCAAAGGATACACCTCTTTGGATCGCGTGGTAGATTTCATTCAGCAGCAGTTACAAACAAGTGGCCTGCTGTGTGGATATAGGTGGATGTACACTAAATGCAAGGAGGATGGATTACACGTAAagaaagaagaagtacgcttaatTCTTAAAGAACTTGACCCGAGGGGTGTTGAACTCAGAGCAAGGAGACGGCTCCATCGTCGCAACTATTTCGCAAAAGGGCCCAATTATATTTGGCACTTTGACTCTTATGACAAACTGAAACCATTTGGTATCTGTATAAACGGCTGTATTGACGGATTCTCCCGGAAAATTATCTGGATGAATGCATTTACGACCAGCAGTGACCCAAAAATCATTGGAGGCTACTATATGGAGGCAGTGAAGAAATTTGGTGGTTGTCCGAGGATTGTCAGAGGCGATCGGGGCACTGAAAATGTTAAAGTCAGAGACTTTCAGCGTTTTCTCCGTCGCAACATTGATGACGGTTCTGGTATTGACAGCTACATCGAAGGGGCAAGCACAGCAAATCAGCGCATAGAGAGTTGGTGGGGTTTCCTCAGAAGAGAATCAATGGAGTTCTATATCTCTATGTTCACTGACCTGAAGGACCGTGGTTTGTTCGGTGGCACATACTTGGACCGAGGTCTAATTCAGTTCTGCTTTATGAGCTTCATTCAG GATGAATTAGACGAGACCATCAATGTGTGGGATGCACATGTCATCAGACCATCAAAGAATGACAGGGTGCCCAGTGGTCGCCCCCGAATCATGTACATGTTCCCAGAACTCTACACAACTTGTGATTGCATTTCCCCAGTGGACAGAGCTGATGTACAGTTGTGTCAGAGTAACTGCACATTTCGACCAGCAGTGCCATGTGACACAGACATCTACAACATCTGCAACATTCTGATGGCAGAGTCACAGCTGCATCTTCCAGCTGATGCTTATCAGGCATTGGATTTGTACCTTCACTTGAGGAATGAGATAACATCAACTCTCTAA